The Methanothermobacter sp. CaT2 DNA window ATCATGCGCACAGAAGCAGGGTAAAGAGGACCATGTTTTCAGCCCCCTCCTCAATACACATAAAGCCATCTCACTAATTTATCTTGACGGTTCCACATGGTCCTCCATGCATCAGGAGAGAAGGGAACTGCTACTCCTTAGGAGCTTGATGGTCATGAAAAACACCTCAGGGGGTGATGACCACTCAGGGACCTCATAGACCAGCGTTGGGTACCCTGCAGCTGCCAGGGGCCTTGAGAAGAGCCTTCCTGATGAGCTTCTGTATTTAGTCCTGCCCGAGACCGGGTAATAGTTGAATCCATCCTCCTTAACCCTTTCAGCGATCTCCACGGATGCCCTGTCCATCTGGGGGGTTGCTACATAGAATCCCTCACCGTAGCCAGGTTTATGGGCGTGTGCAATTACAACGAGGTCATAGTCTGACCTCTTTATATCTGGGAGGATGTAGGTGGCTGCAAGACCCTCACCGTTGGCTCTTCCCCTTGAATAATCCTGTGGACTGTCCTCGACGTTGATGCTGTAGATTATAACCTCCACCGGGAGCAGGGCAAATACACGTCCAGCCCACTGGACAGGGGCTATCGATACCTCTTCCCTTGGATGTATGCCAGTTACAATGGCTATCTTTACACTCTGCTCACCGTAGTGGGCGTAGATGTCCCTCGTCACGTACCCCCTTGAATCCGAGCCTATGGTTGAATGCTCAGAGAGGTTCAGTACCACGACTGTGGTAACAAGGACCGCCACAATGGCTGCAAGAACAATCCTTAACCTCATGGAACCAGCTTCGTCTCAGATTTTAAGTCTTCATCATCCCTGGGCCTGGAGATAGTCCTCCATGAGGAGTGCTGTGCCCACTGCAGGTGCCACCACACACTCTTCCTCAGTTAAGAATTCATCCATGGTCCTGCACTCCAGTTCAAGGACCTCTGCAGCCCTCTTTGCCAGTATCTTCATCCCGAGACCCGTTGTAACAACCTCCTCGAGGCCCTCACGTTCTGAAACCTCGGCTATGCCCTCGGCTATCTTGAGGATCTGCTGGTGGTAGATGTACTCTGCAACGTCAAGCACATCACCTGGACTGAGGAGTTCAAGGTCAGCGCATAGAACCCTGGCTATCCTCAGCATGCACTCCTCCACCGATTTCCCGGCCCCATCGGGTGTGCTGCATGTGTAATCTGATTCCCTGATGTTACCCAGTACCCTGTGGACGTCTGCGGTGACTGCGAAGAGTTCAGATGAAACCCTGAACCATTTATCCTGGAGGGGCACCCTGTCAACTATGGTGGCCACGTTGGTCCGGAGTGTCCCTGTGTATACCAGTTCCCCTGTTGAAAGCCTTTCAAGGTCATTCCTACCCCTTGCAGCCTCGAATCCGTCCTTTACAGGTATTATATCTGTTGTGGTACTTCCAACATCAACCATTATGCAGTCACTGCTCATTGCAGATGCTATCTGGGATGTTGCAACCCAGTTGGCTGCCGCTATGTTCATGGGGTCTCCGAGGGCCTCGGATGCATCGACCATCCCTGAGAGACTCACGTATGCAACTGGAACATCGAAGGCCCCCTCCACCCTGTCAATTATATCGGCAACACCGGCAGCCTTGCTGGGGTATGCGTCCACCAGTTCAGCTGTCATGCATACACCCACACCCTCAAGTTCATGAAGGTCATCGCCCACCATCTCGAGGAGTGTCTCTGCAAGTTCGTCCTTTCTGAGCCACATCGGGAGGTACCTGAAATCAACCCTCACCTCCTTCATGTCTCCGTCAGAGCCAAAGTCTATTATGGCCATGTCGGTGTTTGCTCCTCCAATATCAAATCCCGCAATCTTCATGAAACTTCATCTCCATAATCCTGAATCAAGTAGAGTAGATAGAGAATTATATGCAGCGAATCAACAGTACAGATCAGTATCCCATGAAACCTTCATTGACCTCCACAACCATGCCATCGGTGCCCTTCCTGAAGGATGCTGTGCCATTGAATTTAACACCAGAAGGGAGTCTTCCAAGGACAGATTCGAGTATGAGGTGGCCAAGGTTCGCCTCCGCAACCCTCCTGAGCCCTATGTATGGCGTTGTGATCCTGGAGTTTATCTCAACAACGTAGGGCTCATCTGCAAGTATGAGGTCAACACCAACATACCCCCTTAAACCTGGAATGGACTCCACGGCCCTCCTGGCGACGGTGAATGCATCCTCCCTCATCTCATGATCCACCGGTGCGCTACCACCACTGTATTCCAGTTCACTGCCAGCCATGATGATGTCCTGCCTGTTGAGGCTCAGGGGGAGTGCCCTCTCACCGTCGGATAGGAGGCTCACACTCACACTCTCACCCTCAATGAAGTCCTGTATGATCAGGTCTCCTGATAAATCAGGCACATCCCCTGGTTCAATGATCCTTATACCCTGACAGGCGACCCCGTCGGCAGGTTTCACTATGAGCCTTGAAGGGACATCAACGATCTCTTCAGGTTCATAGGTCCCGATGAGGGGGACCCTTCCATCAAGGGCCCTGTATGTCAGCCTCTTATCTGAACATGTCCTCACGGCATCCCCTGATGAACCAAGGAGCAGCACCCCTGATTCCTCAATGATGCGGGTGAGCCTGTAGAGCTCCATACCCTCCTCTGCTGCGATGAACATGCATGCATCGAATCCCTCAAGGTTCTCCTGGAGCCATTCATCCAGATCACCTATGATGGAGGGTCTGAAGCCCGCCCCGATGTCCATATCTGCAAACCTCTCAGAGAGGAGGAACTCAACATCAAAGTCTCTGAAATCTGCAAGAAGGGCCTCCAGCATTGACCGTCCTTCAAGGAATATTTCAGGGTCGTCTATACCTGAGGCGGTGGCATATTCAAAGATAAGGAGCTTCAAGGACGGCCCACACCCCTGAATGTTATACCCCTGGCCCTGAACCTCTCAGGGTCCATGACGGGCCTGGTGCATATGAATATCCCGCCAGGGATCATCTCGGGTGTTATTTCAAGGTACTCTGTGTGGTCTGTCATGAGGACCACGCAATCAGAGTTGAGGGCCTCCTCAAGGGAAACCGGTTCAACACCCATCCCCCTTATGATTTCAGGGCTGACATGGGGGTCGTTCACCAGGACCCTGGCTCCCTCAGAGAGAAGGGCTGCGACCAGCGGCCTTGTCGGTGTCTCCCTTGCATCAGCCACATCACCCTTGTAGGCAACCCCGAGAATCCCCACATTTGAACCCTTGAGGGCCTTACCCCGGGATTCAAGGGTTTCCCTCACGATTTCAAGGACGTGTAGGGGCATGGACTCATTTACCTCCCTGGCCGTCCTTATTAGCCTTGCAGGCACGCCCTTACTCTCCGCCATCTCCACTATGAAGTAGGGGTCTATTGAGAGGCAATGGCCGCCGACACCCGGACCCGGTGTGTGTATGTTCACCCGTGGATGGTGGTTTGCTGCCTCGATGGCGTTTATGGCGTCTATGCCAAGGGCCTCACATATAACCGCAAGCTCATTGGCAAGGGCTATGTTGGTGTCCCTGTAGGTGTTCTCCA harbors:
- a CDS encoding ATP-grasp domain-containing protein; the encoded protein is MKLLIFEYATASGIDDPEIFLEGRSMLEALLADFRDFDVEFLLSERFADMDIGAGFRPSIIGDLDEWLQENLEGFDACMFIAAEEGMELYRLTRIIEESGVLLLGSSGDAVRTCSDKRLTYRALDGRVPLIGTYEPEEIVDVPSRLIVKPADGVACQGIRIIEPGDVPDLSGDLIIQDFIEGESVSVSLLSDGERALPLSLNRQDIIMAGSELEYSGGSAPVDHEMREDAFTVARRAVESIPGLRGYVGVDLILADEPYVVEINSRITTPYIGLRRVAEANLGHLILESVLGRLPSGVKFNGTASFRKGTDGMVVEVNEGFMGY
- a CDS encoding hydantoinase/oxoprolinase family protein, coding for MKIAGFDIGGANTDMAIIDFGSDGDMKEVRVDFRYLPMWLRKDELAETLLEMVGDDLHELEGVGVCMTAELVDAYPSKAAGVADIIDRVEGAFDVPVAYVSLSGMVDASEALGDPMNIAAANWVATSQIASAMSSDCIMVDVGSTTTDIIPVKDGFEAARGRNDLERLSTGELVYTGTLRTNVATIVDRVPLQDKWFRVSSELFAVTADVHRVLGNIRESDYTCSTPDGAGKSVEECMLRIARVLCADLELLSPGDVLDVAEYIYHQQILKIAEGIAEVSEREGLEEVVTTGLGMKILAKRAAEVLELECRTMDEFLTEEECVVAPAVGTALLMEDYLQAQG
- a CDS encoding nucleotide sugar dehydrogenase; this encodes MDDQRIAVFGLGHIGLPTAALFARAGFKVTGVDINPETVEKVNIGRSPVLEPGLDELVAEVVGTGNLGATMDGERAAAESEVMIIVVPTPVNSDNTSDLSAVISAAETISRGLKKGDLVIVESTVPPGACQNVVLPILEKTGLKVSEDFGLAYTPERALPNNTLHEMQNNARVIGGADPESARRAAELYRRMTSGEVIVVDDLMTAEMVKLMENTYRDTNIALANELAVICEALGIDAINAIEAANHHPRVNIHTPGPGVGGHCLSIDPYFIVEMAESKGVPARLIRTAREVNESMPLHVLEIVRETLESRGKALKGSNVGILGVAYKGDVADARETPTRPLVAALLSEGARVLVNDPHVSPEIIRGMGVEPVSLEEALNSDCVVLMTDHTEYLEITPEMIPGGIFICTRPVMDPERFRARGITFRGVGRP